Proteins encoded by one window of Enterococcus faecalis:
- a CDS encoding polyprenyl synthetase family protein, with translation MNIHPMWNTYPTLSKELTTTLRLMEQAVQIDNQEIQAAVHDMIHSGGKLLRPAYQLLFSYFGEQRDPKKATALAASIELLHTATLVHDDIVDEADTRRGLPTLRSRFGNSTAVYTGDYLFVCCFKLLSDYSSSLKSIQLNSRSMEKVLTGELGQMDNRYNFEVTIDQYLKNISGKTAELFALSCFVGAYESGTSQRFAKRCGEIGENIGLAFQIIDDILDYTQTADAIGKPVLEDVRQGVYSLPLIYALEANREVLLPLLMKKEALTDEETQEIYRLVHELGGVEKAQQLATHYTEKALKEISKLPETKAQAKEQLYEITQTILTREN, from the coding sequence ATAATCAAGAGATTCAAGCTGCTGTCCATGACATGATTCATTCTGGCGGCAAATTGCTACGTCCAGCCTACCAACTGTTGTTCTCTTATTTTGGTGAACAGCGGGACCCTAAAAAGGCGACAGCGTTAGCGGCTTCCATTGAATTACTGCATACCGCCACGTTAGTTCACGACGATATTGTCGACGAAGCCGATACGCGTCGTGGCTTGCCAACATTGCGTTCGCGCTTTGGAAATAGCACAGCCGTGTATACAGGCGATTATCTTTTTGTTTGCTGTTTCAAGCTCTTATCTGATTATTCTTCTTCATTAAAAAGCATTCAATTAAATTCGCGCAGTATGGAAAAAGTCCTGACTGGTGAGCTTGGTCAAATGGACAATCGCTATAATTTCGAGGTAACGATTGACCAATATTTAAAAAATATTTCCGGGAAAACAGCGGAATTGTTTGCGCTAAGTTGTTTTGTCGGTGCCTATGAAAGTGGCACCTCCCAACGTTTTGCCAAACGTTGTGGTGAAATCGGCGAAAATATCGGACTGGCTTTTCAAATTATTGATGATATTTTGGACTATACGCAAACTGCCGATGCTATCGGCAAACCCGTCTTAGAAGACGTACGTCAAGGCGTGTATTCTTTGCCCTTGATTTATGCACTTGAAGCCAATCGTGAAGTCTTGTTGCCACTTTTAATGAAAAAAGAAGCCTTGACCGATGAAGAAACACAGGAAATTTATCGTCTTGTCCATGAACTAGGTGGCGTAGAAAAGGCCCAACAATTAGCCACTCATTACACAGAAAAAGCGCTGAAAGAAATCAGCAAACTTCCTGAAACAAAGGCCCAAGCGAAAGAACAATTGTATGAAATTACACAAACGATTTTGACAAGAGAAAATTAA
- the folP gene encoding dihydropteroate synthase, which yields MIDLKKNYQIMGIVNTTPDSFSDGGSYTTVDVAYQHALHLLEAGADILDIGGQSTRPGYEEVSPQVEADRVLPLIKKIRETSLAPISVDTYYPEVAEAAIQAGATMINDIKGLDTPGMAEVLAQYPEVQVVIMHSRKRQSLSLKEELHQFYTEKIEQCQKYGLSLEKICFDPGIGFHKTVAENLQLLKDPNAFRYQDYPLLYGVSRKRTIGALTNEPEPANRDFGSAAASLYAAQQGVEILRVHNVQGLKQTFDVWRALSEKE from the coding sequence ATGATTGATTTAAAAAAGAATTACCAAATTATGGGGATTGTCAACACGACCCCCGACTCTTTTTCTGATGGCGGTAGCTACACAACGGTCGACGTGGCCTATCAACATGCGCTTCATCTACTAGAAGCGGGGGCCGATATTTTAGACATTGGCGGCCAATCCACACGTCCTGGCTACGAAGAAGTTTCTCCACAAGTTGAGGCAGACCGAGTATTACCGTTAATTAAAAAAATACGTGAGACTTCTCTAGCGCCGATTTCTGTGGATACCTACTATCCCGAAGTAGCAGAAGCCGCGATTCAAGCTGGCGCCACAATGATTAATGACATCAAAGGATTAGACACTCCGGGGATGGCAGAAGTCCTCGCACAATATCCTGAAGTCCAAGTTGTGATTATGCATTCTAGAAAACGCCAATCGCTTTCTTTAAAAGAAGAGTTGCACCAATTTTATACAGAAAAAATTGAACAATGCCAAAAATATGGGCTTTCCTTAGAAAAAATTTGTTTCGATCCAGGGATTGGCTTTCATAAAACTGTCGCAGAAAACCTTCAACTGTTAAAAGATCCTAACGCCTTTCGCTACCAAGATTATCCGTTACTGTACGGCGTTTCTCGCAAACGAACTATTGGCGCTTTAACGAACGAACCAGAACCAGCCAACCGTGATTTTGGCTCAGCCGCTGCTTCCTTGTATGCAGCACAACAAGGCGTAGAAATTTTACGTGTTCATAATGTCCAAGGCTTAAAACAAACATTTGATGTCTGGCGAGCATTGTCGGAGAAGGAGTAA
- a CDS encoding non-canonical purine NTP pyrophosphatase — MEIIVGTNNQGKLKEMQSGLKDPAIQLVSYRKYTTSQEQPAETGTTYAENAYLKARFFQQLIGRPVLGDDGGLTLTAFPDLLGIHTSRFFHSANPEEQNRELLHLFEGQQSIRELTLSATLVYVLDDDKLLQTEATLTGELVEPRGTGGYGFDPIIYLPDRGKTLAELSTSERMKISPRMRALRKMIQQIKEQCDND; from the coding sequence ATGGAAATCATTGTTGGCACGAATAACCAAGGTAAGTTAAAAGAAATGCAATCAGGACTTAAGGACCCTGCTATTCAACTTGTCTCTTATCGAAAGTATACAACCAGTCAAGAACAACCTGCAGAAACTGGCACTACGTATGCTGAAAATGCTTATCTAAAAGCTCGCTTTTTCCAACAATTAATTGGCCGCCCAGTGTTAGGTGATGATGGCGGCTTAACGTTAACTGCTTTTCCTGATTTATTAGGTATTCATACAAGCCGCTTTTTCCATTCAGCCAATCCGGAAGAACAGAACCGCGAACTGTTGCACTTATTTGAAGGGCAACAGTCGATTCGCGAGTTAACCTTATCAGCCACGTTGGTCTATGTACTCGATGACGACAAACTGTTGCAAACGGAAGCCACTTTGACTGGTGAATTAGTTGAACCGCGCGGTACAGGCGGTTATGGCTTTGATCCGATTATTTATTTACCAGACCGAGGCAAAACCTTAGCGGAGTTGTCCACGAGTGAACGAATGAAGATAAGTCCTAGAATGCGGGCTTTACGAAAGATGATTCAGCAGATAAAGGAGCAATGTGACAATGATTGA
- the folE gene encoding GTP cyclohydrolase I FolE yields MVEMEQEKQAQIEQAVTTILEAVGEDTQRSGLIDTPKRVAKMYAEVFSGLTEPEFDDYKLFDSLNEGEMVLVKDIAFYSMCEHHLLPFYGKVHVAYLPEGGKVLGLSKLPRLVEHCAKRPTVQEDLTVTIARKLQENIPVKGIAVAIEAEHMCMTMRGVKTPQSSTKTFQFTGLFKEQEWKNQFLMEIR; encoded by the coding sequence ATGGTAGAGATGGAGCAGGAAAAACAAGCGCAAATTGAGCAGGCAGTTACCACAATCTTAGAAGCAGTGGGGGAAGATACTCAACGATCAGGACTCATTGATACCCCCAAACGTGTAGCTAAAATGTATGCAGAAGTTTTTAGTGGATTAACCGAACCTGAATTTGATGATTATAAATTATTTGATAGCTTAAATGAAGGCGAAATGGTTCTAGTAAAAGATATTGCCTTTTATTCAATGTGTGAACACCATTTATTGCCATTTTATGGAAAAGTACATGTCGCTTATCTGCCAGAAGGTGGCAAAGTATTGGGACTAAGCAAGTTACCAAGATTAGTAGAACATTGTGCCAAACGTCCCACAGTTCAAGAAGATTTAACAGTGACAATTGCCCGCAAACTCCAAGAAAATATTCCCGTCAAAGGCATTGCAGTAGCCATTGAAGCGGAACATATGTGTATGACGATGCGCGGCGTGAAAACACCACAAAGTAGCACCAAAACATTTCAATTTACCGGACTATTTAAAGAACAAGAGTGGAAAAATCAATTTTTAATGGAGATACGTTAG
- the folK gene encoding 2-amino-4-hydroxy-6-hydroxymethyldihydropteridine diphosphokinase, producing the protein MIGYVALGSNVGDPYANLVKARNYLNEDPQIQVVASSKLYETDPYGYTDQDDFLNAVLKIDTSYTAEELLAVTQGIEQVMKRKKLIHWGPRIIDIDILLLGEQSVAFPHLQVPHQELTKRSFVLIPLSDVYAEEQLLGTPIATWIQRSGNQEEVRVSEKEW; encoded by the coding sequence ATGATTGGCTATGTAGCATTAGGTAGTAACGTCGGCGATCCGTACGCAAATTTAGTGAAAGCCCGCAATTATTTAAACGAAGACCCGCAGATTCAGGTTGTGGCTTCTTCAAAACTTTATGAAACGGATCCTTACGGCTATACAGACCAAGATGATTTTTTGAACGCCGTATTGAAAATTGATACTAGCTATACCGCTGAAGAGTTATTGGCTGTTACCCAAGGGATTGAGCAAGTAATGAAACGTAAAAAATTAATTCACTGGGGTCCGCGGATTATTGATATTGATATTTTATTATTAGGGGAACAGTCAGTCGCGTTCCCCCACTTACAAGTTCCTCATCAAGAATTAACAAAACGGTCATTTGTTTTGATTCCCTTAAGTGATGTTTACGCAGAGGAACAATTATTGGGCACGCCAATAGCTACGTGGATTCAGCGCAGTGGCAATCAAGAAGAAGTGCGAGTAAGCGAAAAGGAATGGTAG
- the folB gene encoding dihydroneopterin aldolase, with product MDKIRINNLKFFTKNGVLAEEKRLGQQVEIDLEMQLSLAEAGRTDDVTQTVNYAEVNELIAQRVNNHSYDLIEGLASAILDDISADYQEQLNKIIIKIRKYSVPMPGLFDNIEIEMEREV from the coding sequence ATGGATAAAATTAGAATTAACAACTTGAAATTTTTCACAAAAAATGGTGTTTTGGCAGAAGAAAAACGTCTAGGACAGCAAGTAGAAATCGACCTTGAAATGCAGTTGTCGTTAGCTGAGGCAGGGCGAACAGATGATGTCACTCAAACTGTCAATTATGCCGAAGTGAATGAATTGATTGCCCAACGAGTAAACAATCACTCGTACGATTTAATCGAAGGTTTAGCGAGTGCTATTTTAGATGATATTTCCGCAGATTATCAAGAACAATTGAACAAAATTATCATTAAAATTAGAAAATATAGTGTGCCGATGCCCGGCCTTTTTGACAATATTGAAATTGAAATGGAGCGAGAAGTATAG
- a CDS encoding helix-turn-helix domain-containing protein, which yields MLIQTILKTRRINNHYTQEQIAQKLHVTTQAISKWETGQSIPSIDNLLMLSDLYNVSIDELIQGSPYFKKPQVVGKIYNLKKGILFCIVWTCFSLLLTGFGYQPFWLFSAIIFISLLLVFPIIFSDYWIINQQDIMVHQFSRNPILKIIECIKNSSTQIKIPYSEIESIEIIYTKKIRASAFDSSPDYFYLLVTYNNQTTKLYLDIYAKRFLPQFIAFLSRQRITIIDKSEIIELLVSDTSLYQHFNEKNVATDNRK from the coding sequence ATGTTAATCCAAACTATTTTAAAAACACGGAGAATAAATAATCACTATACGCAAGAACAAATTGCCCAAAAATTACATGTCACTACACAAGCTATTTCCAAATGGGAAACTGGACAATCCATCCCTTCAATTGATAATTTACTGATGCTTTCTGATTTGTACAATGTTTCTATTGATGAGCTAATCCAAGGTAGTCCTTATTTTAAAAAGCCTCAAGTTGTTGGAAAAATTTATAATCTAAAAAAAGGAATTTTATTTTGTATTGTTTGGACTTGTTTCTCTTTGCTACTTACTGGTTTTGGTTATCAACCTTTTTGGTTGTTTAGTGCAATCATATTTATCAGTCTACTTTTAGTTTTTCCAATCATCTTTTCAGATTATTGGATAATTAACCAACAAGATATTATGGTCCATCAATTCTCCAGAAACCCGATTCTGAAAATCATTGAATGCATAAAAAACAGTTCTACACAAATAAAAATTCCTTATTCTGAAATTGAATCCATAGAAATCATTTATACCAAAAAGATAAGAGCGTCCGCTTTTGATAGTAGTCCCGACTATTTTTACTTACTAGTCACCTATAATAATCAAACCACAAAGTTATATTTAGATATCTATGCCAAAAGATTTTTACCACAATTTATTGCGTTTTTATCTCGACAAAGAATTACTATTATAGATAAATCTGAAATCATTGAATTACTCGTTTCTGATACTTCCTTATATCAACATTTTAATGAAAAAAATGTTGCAACTGATAATAGAAAATAG
- the gor gene encoding glutathione-disulfide reductase: MKTYDYIVIGGGSGGIASANRAGMHGANVLLIEGNEIGGTCVNVGCVPKKVMWQASSMMEMMERDTAGYGFDVEIKNFSFKQLVENREKYIDFLHGAYNRGLDSNNIERIHGYATFTGEQTIEVNGTEYTAPHILIATGGRPKKLGIPGEEYALDSNGFFALEEMPKRVVFVGAGYIAAELAGTLHGLGAETHWAFRHERPLRSFDDMLSEKVVERYQEMGMQIHPNATPAKIEKTAQNEYVITFENGESITTDAVIFGTGRQPNTDQLGLENTKVALDEKGYVKVDKFQNTTQNGIYAVGDVIGKIDLTPVAIAAGRRLSERLFNGQTDLYLDYNLVPTVVFTHPPVATIGLTEKAALEEYGKDQVKIYRSSFTPMYFALGEYRQKCDMKLICVGKEEKIVGLHGIGIGVDEMLQGFAVAIKMGATKADFDNTVAIHPTGSEEFVTMR; encoded by the coding sequence ATGAAAACCTATGATTATATTGTTATTGGTGGCGGTAGTGGCGGGATTGCTTCTGCTAACCGCGCAGGAATGCACGGAGCTAACGTCCTTTTAATTGAGGGCAACGAAATTGGTGGGACCTGTGTCAACGTTGGTTGTGTGCCTAAAAAAGTCATGTGGCAAGCCAGCAGCATGATGGAAATGATGGAAAGAGATACAGCAGGCTACGGGTTTGATGTTGAAATCAAAAATTTTAGCTTTAAACAATTAGTTGAAAATCGTGAAAAATATATTGACTTCTTACATGGTGCGTATAATCGTGGTTTAGACAGTAACAACATTGAACGTATCCATGGTTACGCTACGTTTACTGGGGAGCAAACAATTGAAGTCAATGGGACAGAATATACGGCGCCGCACATTCTAATTGCGACAGGTGGTCGTCCAAAAAAACTAGGTATTCCAGGAGAAGAATATGCCTTAGATTCAAACGGCTTCTTTGCGTTAGAAGAAATGCCAAAACGTGTGGTCTTTGTCGGTGCGGGTTACATCGCAGCCGAATTAGCAGGAACCTTACATGGCTTAGGCGCGGAAACACATTGGGCCTTCCGTCATGAACGACCATTACGAAGCTTTGATGACATGCTTTCTGAAAAAGTCGTAGAACGCTATCAAGAAATGGGCATGCAAATTCATCCGAATGCAACACCAGCTAAAATTGAAAAAACGGCGCAGAATGAGTACGTTATTACATTTGAAAATGGTGAATCAATCACGACAGATGCCGTGATTTTCGGGACAGGCCGTCAGCCGAACACGGATCAATTAGGCTTAGAAAATACGAAAGTAGCCCTTGATGAGAAAGGCTACGTCAAAGTAGATAAATTCCAAAATACCACGCAAAATGGCATCTACGCAGTCGGCGATGTCATTGGGAAAATCGACTTAACGCCAGTCGCGATTGCCGCTGGTCGGCGCCTGTCTGAACGCTTATTTAACGGACAAACCGATTTATATTTGGATTATAACTTAGTACCAACGGTGGTCTTTACCCATCCACCAGTTGCGACAATTGGCTTGACGGAAAAAGCAGCGCTTGAAGAATATGGTAAAGACCAAGTGAAAATCTATCGCTCTAGCTTTACGCCAATGTATTTCGCTTTAGGAGAATACCGTCAAAAATGCGACATGAAATTAATCTGTGTCGGCAAAGAAGAAAAAATTGTCGGTTTGCATGGCATCGGCATCGGTGTTGACGAAATGCTACAAGGCTTTGCAGTCGCTATTAAAATGGGCGCGACCAAAGCAGATTTTGATAATACTGTTGCGATTCATCCAACAGGCTCAGAAGAATTTGTAACAATGCGATAA